In Streptomyces sp. NBC_00335, a single genomic region encodes these proteins:
- a CDS encoding response regulator transcription factor, which produces MLSLLLAEDVHMVRGALIALLELEPDFQVVASVDRGDLIVASALESRPDVAIIDIDLPGMDGLTAAAELRERLPDCRTLILTSLGRPGTLRRAMAARVSGFLLKDSPPARLAQAVRAVANGQRVIDPDLALSAWEALDNPISPRETQVLRLAARGADAGEIAEQLFLSEGTVRNYLTAIVDKLNARNRIDAIRIAEEAGWIP; this is translated from the coding sequence ATGCTGTCGCTGCTTCTCGCCGAGGACGTCCACATGGTCCGCGGCGCGCTCATCGCATTACTCGAACTGGAGCCTGACTTCCAGGTGGTCGCCTCCGTGGACCGGGGTGACCTCATCGTGGCCTCCGCGCTCGAATCGCGCCCCGACGTGGCGATCATCGACATCGACCTGCCCGGGATGGACGGCCTGACCGCCGCCGCCGAACTGCGCGAACGCCTTCCCGACTGCCGCACGCTGATCCTCACCAGCCTCGGCAGACCCGGCACCCTGCGCCGGGCGATGGCCGCCCGCGTCTCGGGGTTCCTGCTCAAGGACTCCCCGCCGGCCCGGCTCGCCCAGGCCGTACGGGCCGTGGCCAACGGACAGCGGGTGATCGATCCCGATCTCGCCCTCAGCGCCTGGGAGGCCCTGGACAATCCGATATCCCCCCGCGAGACGCAAGTGCTCCGGCTCGCCGCCCGGGGCGCCGACGCCGGCGAGATCGCCGAGCAGCTCTTCCTGAGCGAGGGCACGGTACGGAACTACCTGACGGCCATCGTGGACAAGCTCAACGCCCGCAACCGGATCGACGCCATCCGCATCGCCGAGGAGGCGGGCTGGATCCCGTAG
- a CDS encoding YcaO-like family protein: MKKVHFAGTHRVRHPEETWARLGELRDSFGITRIADVTGLDTLGIPVVAAVRPASRTRPLAYGRGATPLLARISAVMESVELWHAEYACPPAEVLRTPARELALPYDVRALPLEPGSLLSEHTPLDWVIAADLVTGAPVPAPRACVRADDEAGTGWRPPLLRATAGALAGGNSYEETVVHALYKVIEQDCALAPAGVPDVPGVPAPAGLDTTGPVDPAGVDDPLCAEVLARLAAAGVRVTLTRRANRWALPCFSVGLWSKSFPVPVTAVGVHGDPGIALGRALTGAARDRLRALVGDGPAAATRARATPPRAARPAGAPVERLLDWREAAVRGAEFAEDTDEMRWLTGLVTAVTGHRPVAVDLSTETDFRVVKVVAAGLTGPAGASPGATGLPGEGR; encoded by the coding sequence GTGAAGAAGGTGCACTTCGCGGGGACCCACCGGGTCCGCCACCCCGAGGAGACCTGGGCCCGCCTCGGCGAACTCCGCGACTCCTTCGGGATCACCCGGATCGCCGATGTCACCGGCCTCGACACCCTCGGCATCCCGGTCGTCGCCGCGGTCCGGCCCGCATCCCGCACCCGGCCGCTCGCCTACGGCCGCGGAGCCACCCCCCTGCTCGCCCGGATCTCCGCCGTCATGGAATCCGTGGAGCTCTGGCACGCCGAGTACGCCTGCCCGCCCGCCGAAGTGCTGCGCACACCCGCGCGCGAACTCGCCCTGCCCTACGACGTACGGGCCCTGCCCCTCGAACCCGGCAGCCTGCTGAGCGAACACACCCCCCTCGACTGGGTCATCGCCGCCGACCTGGTCACCGGCGCCCCCGTGCCCGCCCCCCGTGCCTGCGTCCGCGCGGACGACGAGGCCGGCACCGGGTGGCGGCCCCCGCTGCTGCGCGCCACGGCCGGCGCACTGGCCGGCGGCAACAGCTACGAGGAGACCGTGGTCCACGCGCTCTACAAGGTCATCGAGCAGGACTGCGCCCTCGCCCCGGCCGGCGTTCCCGATGTGCCCGGCGTCCCCGCCCCGGCCGGCCTCGACACCACCGGTCCCGTCGACCCGGCCGGCGTCGACGACCCGCTCTGCGCCGAGGTCCTCGCCCGGCTCGCCGCCGCCGGAGTCCGCGTCACCCTCACCCGCCGGGCCAACCGCTGGGCGCTGCCCTGCTTCTCCGTGGGCCTGTGGTCGAAGTCCTTCCCCGTGCCCGTCACCGCCGTCGGCGTGCACGGCGACCCGGGCATCGCGCTGGGCCGCGCACTGACCGGCGCCGCCCGCGACCGGCTGCGCGCCCTGGTGGGCGACGGCCCGGCCGCGGCGACCCGGGCCCGCGCGACGCCGCCGCGCGCCGCCCGCCCCGCCGGGGCGCCCGTGGAGCGGCTCCTGGACTGGCGGGAAGCCGCCGTCCGCGGCGCCGAGTTCGCCGAGGACACCGACGAGATGCGCTGGCTCACCGGCCTGGTCACCGCGGTGACCGGCCACCGGCCGGTGGCCGTGGACCTCAGCACCGAAACCGACTTCCGTGTCGTCAAGGTCGTCGCCGCGGGCCTCACGGGCCCCGCCGGCGCGAGCCCCGGCGCCACGGGCCTGCCCGGGGAGGGCCGTTGA
- a CDS encoding TfuA-like protein, with amino-acid sequence MTTHVFVGAALGAEEVRTAFPGAALHPPARHGDLLALAAGPGDTVVLLDGVQCHGTPVSHEEILDLLADGARVVGAAGFGALRAAELWPYGMRGIGLVFGMFVQGSLDGDAEVAAHRPTHTHEHPTLALVTLRWTVASAVSDRLLTPGTGEILLGLAGSLHCAERCWPALLRLARAHSVEAGEAAASLRAYARRTRSTTDLQRVDSLLALSWLAQEAPASAAAPSAPDPLLVPAWFLAPTSRRAQWRGTFRPARGAPRHPAVRELDVLRFQQLYAPDFPARYRGFALRRIAGNLLPAGEAELEACALESAARAGITADLLPAQAWEHWLTPAERRAGTPWLRLLTLLVRSFRSAPGDAPFHGVPAELRQADAVWAASTSAVAAIDRLGESAATTGAGGTARRVPVGEVRGHLREIWGAGSPASLQAAARDRGFASLAEAEEAARRFLPLRAARAVPAQVEAR; translated from the coding sequence TTGACCACCCACGTGTTCGTCGGAGCCGCCCTCGGCGCCGAAGAGGTCCGCACCGCTTTCCCCGGAGCGGCCCTGCACCCGCCGGCCCGCCACGGCGATCTGCTCGCCCTCGCCGCCGGGCCCGGGGACACCGTCGTCCTCCTCGACGGCGTCCAGTGCCACGGCACCCCGGTGTCCCACGAGGAGATCCTCGACCTCCTCGCCGACGGCGCCCGGGTCGTCGGCGCCGCCGGGTTCGGCGCCCTGCGCGCCGCGGAACTGTGGCCGTACGGCATGCGGGGCATCGGCCTGGTCTTCGGCATGTTCGTCCAGGGCAGCCTGGACGGCGACGCCGAGGTCGCCGCACACCGGCCCACGCACACCCACGAGCACCCCACCCTGGCGCTGGTCACCCTGCGCTGGACGGTGGCGAGCGCCGTCTCCGACCGGCTCCTCACCCCGGGCACGGGCGAGATCCTCCTCGGCCTCGCCGGCTCGCTGCACTGCGCCGAGCGCTGCTGGCCCGCGCTGCTCCGGCTGGCCCGCGCGCACTCGGTGGAGGCCGGGGAGGCGGCGGCCTCCTTGCGCGCGTACGCCCGGCGGACCCGCTCCACCACCGACCTGCAGCGCGTGGACTCCCTGCTGGCGCTGTCCTGGCTGGCCCAGGAAGCACCCGCGTCCGCGGCGGCGCCGTCCGCACCCGACCCGCTGCTCGTACCCGCCTGGTTCCTCGCGCCCACGAGCCGTCGCGCGCAGTGGCGCGGCACGTTCCGGCCCGCGCGGGGAGCCCCGCGCCACCCGGCCGTGCGCGAGCTCGACGTGCTCCGGTTCCAGCAGCTCTACGCCCCCGACTTCCCCGCCCGCTACCGGGGTTTCGCCCTGCGCCGGATCGCCGGGAACCTCCTGCCGGCCGGGGAAGCGGAGCTGGAGGCCTGCGCCCTGGAGTCCGCCGCCCGGGCCGGCATCACCGCGGACCTGCTCCCCGCCCAGGCGTGGGAGCACTGGCTGACCCCCGCCGAGCGGCGCGCCGGCACCCCCTGGCTCCGCCTCCTCACCCTGCTCGTGCGCTCCTTCCGCAGCGCACCGGGGGACGCGCCCTTCCACGGCGTGCCCGCGGAGCTGCGCCAGGCGGACGCCGTGTGGGCGGCGAGCACGAGCGCGGTCGCCGCCATCGACCGGCTGGGCGAGTCCGCCGCCACGACCGGCGCGGGGGGCACCGCCCGCCGGGTCCCGGTGGGCGAAGTCCGCGGGCACCTGCGGGAGATCTGGGGCGCGGGCAGCCCGGCGTCCCTGCAGGCGGCCGCCCGTGACCGGGGCTTCGCCTCCCTGGCCGAAGCGGAGGAAGCGGCCCGCCGCTTCCTGCCCCTGCGCGCGGCCCGGGCGGTCCCGGCCCAGGTGGAGGCCCGCTAG
- a CDS encoding response regulator transcription factor, with amino-acid sequence MRTVLIVEDDDGIAEALEQALTVHGYGTCRTGTGAAALEQLDDASLVLLDLGLPDLAGHEVCRRIRERSCVPVIALSGRADELDRVMALHMGADDFVAKPFGRYELMARIQAVFRRTGDCPRHDGAPAAHGPLPEPGSLREPEHEHEHDPERGLERGPGAGAGRPGGILRAGPLSLDRRARKVYLDGTEVRITRKEFELLAMLLEEPGTVMERQDIMARVWDENWFGSTRTLDVHVGSLRGKLGSNDWIEAARGVGYRLTVPRPRAS; translated from the coding sequence ATGAGGACCGTACTGATCGTCGAGGACGACGACGGAATCGCCGAGGCCCTGGAGCAGGCCCTGACCGTGCACGGCTACGGCACGTGCCGCACCGGCACCGGAGCCGCGGCCCTGGAGCAACTGGACGACGCCTCCCTGGTCCTGCTCGACCTCGGCCTGCCCGACCTCGCCGGTCACGAGGTGTGCCGGCGGATCCGGGAGCGCTCCTGCGTCCCCGTCATCGCGCTGAGCGGCCGGGCCGACGAACTCGACCGCGTGATGGCCCTGCACATGGGGGCCGACGACTTCGTGGCCAAGCCCTTCGGCCGCTACGAGCTGATGGCGCGCATCCAGGCCGTCTTCCGGCGCACCGGCGACTGCCCCCGGCACGACGGCGCCCCCGCCGCGCACGGCCCGCTACCCGAGCCCGGTTCCTTACGCGAACCCGAGCACGAGCACGAGCACGACCCCGAGCGCGGGCTCGAACGCGGGCCCGGTGCCGGGGCCGGCCGGCCCGGCGGCATCCTGCGGGCGGGACCGCTCAGCCTGGACCGGCGCGCCCGCAAGGTGTACCTGGACGGCACGGAAGTACGCATCACCCGCAAGGAGTTCGAGCTGCTGGCCATGCTGCTGGAGGAGCCCGGCACGGTCATGGAACGCCAGGACATCATGGCCCGGGTCTGGGACGAGAACTGGTTCGGGTCCACCCGCACGCTCGACGTCCACGTGGGCTCCCTGCGCGGCAAGCTCGGCAGCAACGACTGGATCGAGGCGGCCCGGGGCGTCGGCTACCGCCTGACCGTCCCGCGGCCGCGCGCCTCGTGA
- a CDS encoding sensor histidine kinase, protein MNAPAWQPEPPTVVVAAAHQMRGPLSSVRLRLELLQDRFENAADPAPGRELAGILREVARLSDVLEQVLAWGAVEHAAARAETADALTVAALRADAWSAAARARGAYLEVTGERASLVQQRGTLEQTLDVLLDNALKVSPAGGTVRISVHREPPGEVAVDVCDEGPGMSLEEIARACEPFWRGRAGRGGRGSGLGLTIAAALLGASGGRLELGARGGPCGLRARAVLPADTFARPVPAQACAPSTGGTPLLRTTS, encoded by the coding sequence GTGAACGCGCCCGCGTGGCAGCCGGAGCCGCCCACGGTCGTGGTGGCCGCCGCCCACCAGATGCGCGGCCCGCTGTCCTCCGTACGCCTGCGCCTCGAACTCCTCCAGGACCGCTTCGAGAACGCGGCCGATCCCGCCCCGGGGCGGGAGCTGGCCGGCATCCTGCGCGAAGTGGCACGGCTCTCCGACGTCCTGGAACAGGTACTGGCCTGGGGAGCAGTCGAGCACGCCGCGGCCCGGGCCGAGACCGCGGACGCCCTGACCGTCGCCGCCCTGCGCGCGGACGCCTGGTCCGCGGCGGCGCGGGCCCGCGGCGCGTACCTGGAGGTCACGGGGGAGCGGGCGTCCCTCGTCCAGCAGCGCGGCACGCTGGAGCAGACCCTCGACGTCCTGCTGGACAACGCGCTGAAGGTCTCCCCGGCGGGCGGGACCGTACGGATATCCGTACACCGCGAGCCCCCCGGAGAGGTGGCCGTGGACGTCTGCGACGAGGGCCCGGGGATGTCGCTCGAAGAGATCGCCCGCGCCTGCGAACCCTTCTGGCGCGGCCGCGCGGGCCGGGGCGGCCGGGGCAGCGGCCTCGGACTGACGATCGCCGCCGCCCTGCTCGGCGCCTCGGGAGGACGCCTCGAACTCGGTGCGCGCGGCGGCCCGTGCGGCCTGCGCGCGAGGGCCGTCCTGCCCGCGGACACCTTCGCGCGGCCCGTCCCGGCACAGGCCTGCGCCCCGTCCACGGGCGGGACGCCGCTGCTCCGCACGACCTCGTAG
- a CDS encoding acyl-CoA carboxylase subunit epsilon, translating into MTEVREAVREKHQPFLVRVEKGSASPEEVAALTAVLLARAAEPAPDGDPGRPPRRPAARWRRPERGGAFDGPRTWQARTHEPSA; encoded by the coding sequence ATGACCGAGGTACGCGAAGCGGTACGCGAGAAGCACCAGCCGTTCCTGGTGCGCGTGGAGAAGGGCAGCGCGAGCCCGGAGGAGGTCGCCGCGCTCACCGCCGTCCTGCTGGCCAGGGCCGCGGAACCCGCTCCCGACGGGGACCCCGGCCGCCCGCCGCGGCGGCCGGCGGCCCGCTGGCGCCGCCCGGAGCGGGGCGGCGCGTTCGACGGCCCCCGCACGTGGCAGGCCCGCACCCACGAGCCGAGCGCCTGA
- a CDS encoding acyl-CoA carboxylase subunit beta codes for MTTQQADGVGAPPDRLGELARIKEVTREGADPAATERQHAKGKLTARERIGLLLDKGSFSEVEGLRRHRATGFGLEDKRPYTDGVVTGWGTVDGRTVFVYAHDFRIFGGALGEAHAQKIHKVMDMALAAGAPLVSLNDGAGARIQEGVSALAGYGGIFQRNTKASGVIPQISVMLGPCAGGAAYSPALTDFVFAVRDISQMFITGPDVVQAVTGEEVTQNGLGGADVHAGVSGVAHFVYDDEETCLAEVRYLLSLLPSNNRELPPDVHSEDSADRHCDTLLDTVPADGNRSYDIREVIAEIADDGDYMEVHAGWAPNLVVALSRLGGQVVGIVANQPAAMAGVLDIKASEKGARFVQFCDAFNIPLVTLVDVPGFLPGVDQEHQGIIRRGAKLLYAYCNATVPRISVVLRKAYGGAYIVMDSRSIGVDIALAWPTNEIAVMGAEGAANVVFRREIAAADDPEAMRRQKIEEYKTELVHPYYAAERGLVDDVIDPRETRSALIRCLSMLRTKDAALPRRKHGNPPQ; via the coding sequence GTGACGACACAGCAGGCTGATGGAGTCGGTGCACCGCCGGACCGGCTCGGTGAACTGGCCCGCATCAAGGAAGTGACCCGCGAGGGCGCCGATCCGGCGGCCACCGAACGCCAGCACGCCAAGGGCAAGCTGACCGCGCGGGAGCGGATCGGCCTCCTCCTCGACAAGGGGAGCTTCTCGGAGGTCGAGGGCCTCAGGAGGCACCGGGCCACCGGCTTCGGCCTGGAGGACAAGCGCCCCTACACCGACGGCGTGGTCACCGGCTGGGGCACGGTCGACGGCCGCACCGTGTTCGTGTACGCCCACGACTTCCGGATCTTCGGAGGGGCGCTCGGCGAGGCCCACGCCCAGAAGATCCACAAGGTCATGGACATGGCCCTGGCCGCGGGCGCCCCGCTGGTCTCCCTCAACGACGGGGCGGGCGCCCGCATCCAGGAGGGCGTCTCCGCGCTCGCCGGCTACGGCGGCATCTTCCAGCGCAACACCAAGGCCTCGGGCGTGATCCCGCAGATCAGCGTGATGCTCGGGCCGTGCGCCGGAGGCGCCGCGTACTCCCCGGCGCTCACCGACTTCGTCTTCGCCGTCCGCGACATCTCGCAGATGTTCATCACGGGTCCGGACGTGGTGCAGGCGGTCACCGGGGAGGAGGTCACGCAGAACGGTCTGGGCGGCGCCGACGTCCACGCCGGGGTCTCGGGCGTGGCCCACTTCGTGTACGACGACGAGGAGACCTGCCTCGCCGAAGTGCGCTACCTGCTCTCCCTGCTCCCCTCCAACAACCGCGAACTGCCGCCGGACGTGCACAGCGAGGACAGCGCCGACCGGCACTGCGACACGCTGCTCGACACGGTCCCGGCCGACGGGAACCGCTCGTACGACATCCGCGAGGTGATCGCGGAGATCGCCGACGACGGCGACTACATGGAGGTGCACGCCGGCTGGGCGCCCAACCTGGTCGTGGCGCTGTCCCGGCTCGGCGGCCAAGTGGTGGGGATCGTCGCGAACCAGCCCGCGGCCATGGCCGGGGTCCTCGACATCAAGGCGAGCGAGAAGGGCGCGCGGTTCGTGCAGTTCTGCGACGCCTTCAACATCCCGCTGGTCACCCTCGTCGACGTGCCCGGGTTCCTGCCGGGCGTCGACCAGGAGCACCAGGGCATCATCCGGCGCGGCGCGAAGCTGCTGTACGCCTACTGCAACGCGACGGTGCCGAGGATCTCCGTGGTCCTGCGCAAGGCGTACGGCGGTGCGTACATCGTGATGGACTCCCGCTCGATCGGGGTGGACATCGCGCTGGCCTGGCCGACCAACGAGATCGCCGTGATGGGCGCCGAGGGCGCGGCCAACGTGGTCTTCCGGCGGGAGATCGCCGCCGCCGACGATCCCGAGGCGATGCGCCGGCAGAAGATCGAGGAGTACAAGACCGAGCTGGTGCACCCCTATTACGCGGCCGAGCGCGGTCTCGTCGACGACGTGATCGACCCGCGCGAGACCCGCTCGGCGCTGATCCGCTGCCTGTCGATGCTGCGCACGAAGGACGCCGCACTGCCCCGCCGCAAGCACGGCAACCCGCCCCAGTGA
- a CDS encoding 4'-phosphopantetheinyl transferase family protein, which produces MRKASGTARIAAPDQDMHLWVCHPDWTEENQDGMVTDELDEKEHKRAAAFIRPNDRLTYLSAHIALRRLLSAYTGVAPGLVKFGRDACPCCDRPHGRPVLLDSPVPLHFSLSHSHGVVLIGIATSTVGIDVQRVPSLETTDLCSPDLHPMEQKELALLAPTDRQLAFGRLWTRKEAYFKGLGTGLGRELSADYLGTDESEDAPERPEGWIVQNLPSCPAHVAASALLTDGPHEITARMMTMEMLSAADASELIAAEPSMCSDYEPTADR; this is translated from the coding sequence ATGAGGAAGGCCTCCGGGACGGCCCGGATCGCCGCACCCGACCAGGACATGCACCTGTGGGTGTGCCATCCGGACTGGACGGAGGAGAACCAGGACGGCATGGTCACGGACGAGCTCGATGAGAAGGAACACAAACGGGCCGCCGCGTTCATCAGGCCGAACGACCGGCTGACCTACCTGTCGGCCCACATCGCGCTGCGGCGGCTGCTCTCCGCGTACACCGGTGTCGCGCCGGGCCTGGTGAAGTTCGGCCGCGACGCCTGCCCCTGCTGCGACCGTCCCCACGGCCGGCCGGTGCTCCTCGACTCGCCGGTACCGCTGCACTTCTCCCTGTCGCACAGTCACGGGGTGGTCCTCATCGGGATCGCGACCTCGACCGTGGGCATCGACGTGCAGCGGGTGCCGTCCCTGGAGACGACCGACCTGTGCTCGCCCGATCTGCACCCGATGGAGCAGAAGGAGCTGGCCCTGCTGGCGCCGACGGACCGCCAGTTGGCCTTCGGGCGGCTCTGGACGCGCAAGGAGGCCTACTTCAAGGGACTGGGCACCGGGCTCGGACGCGAACTGTCCGCCGACTACCTGGGCACGGACGAGAGCGAGGACGCCCCCGAGCGTCCCGAGGGCTGGATCGTCCAGAACCTGCCGAGCTGCCCCGCCCACGTGGCGGCGTCCGCCCTGCTCACCGACGGACCGCACGAGATCACCGCGCGCATGATGACGATGGAGATGCTGTCCGCCGCCGACGCCTCGGAGCTGATCGCCGCCGAGCCGTCGATGTGCTCCGACTACGAACCGACTGCCGACCGGTAG
- a CDS encoding acyl carrier protein → MALRNTTTWLERLPDLPALRAADTGSRVRIIEQYICQELTETLDIPPAYRINVRRPLRSQGVDSIMAIQLKRKLETALGVTVKAADLLRDDSVAEVAALLCALMPDRREAQARFAATASAGR, encoded by the coding sequence ATGGCACTACGGAACACGACCACCTGGCTCGAACGATTGCCCGATCTGCCGGCCCTGCGCGCCGCCGACACCGGGTCGCGCGTGCGGATCATCGAGCAGTACATCTGCCAGGAACTCACCGAGACCCTCGACATCCCGCCCGCCTACCGGATCAACGTCCGCCGGCCGCTGCGCAGTCAGGGCGTGGACTCGATCATGGCGATCCAGCTCAAGCGGAAGCTGGAGACGGCGCTCGGCGTCACGGTGAAGGCAGCCGACCTGCTGCGCGACGACAGCGTGGCCGAGGTCGCCGCCCTGCTGTGCGCGCTGATGCCGGACCGCCGGGAGGCCCAGGCCCGGTTCGCGGCGACCGCTAGTGCGGGGCGATGA
- a CDS encoding GbsR/MarR family transcriptional regulator: MPGGRLTQQERQQIALGLADGLAYAEIARRLDRPTSTVTREVMRNGGPASYRSDLAHRATERRAHRSRQAVPRGPQASAQADGRDAEAVRAYEETFAGIFMQSGLSKMTARVLAALYTTDAGSLTASELVRRLQVSPASVSKAITFLEGQSLVRREPDEGRRERYVVDDDVWYQGMIASARAHTLLVETARQGVGVLGPGTPAATRLENIARFVDFVSEGITRAAEQAREVLHTKPAPPADGAAGAAGPPSPEDSA, encoded by the coding sequence GTGCCGGGAGGCAGACTCACGCAGCAGGAGCGCCAGCAGATCGCGCTGGGGCTGGCCGACGGGCTCGCCTACGCGGAGATCGCCCGGCGGCTGGACCGGCCGACGTCGACGGTCACCCGCGAGGTGATGCGCAACGGCGGCCCCGCCTCCTACCGCTCCGATCTGGCCCACCGCGCCACCGAACGCCGCGCCCACCGGAGCAGGCAGGCCGTGCCCCGGGGGCCGCAGGCGTCCGCGCAGGCCGACGGGCGCGATGCCGAGGCCGTGCGCGCGTACGAGGAGACGTTCGCCGGCATCTTCATGCAGTCGGGCCTGTCCAAGATGACGGCCCGGGTGCTGGCCGCGCTCTACACCACCGACGCGGGCAGCCTCACCGCGTCCGAGCTGGTGCGGCGCCTCCAGGTCAGTCCGGCGTCCGTCTCGAAGGCCATCACCTTCCTCGAAGGCCAGTCCCTGGTCCGCCGGGAGCCGGACGAGGGCCGCCGCGAGCGCTACGTCGTCGACGACGACGTCTGGTACCAGGGGATGATCGCCAGCGCCCGTGCCCACACCCTGCTCGTGGAGACCGCCCGGCAGGGCGTGGGCGTCCTCGGCCCGGGCACACCGGCCGCCACCCGCCTCGAAAACATCGCCCGCTTCGTCGACTTCGTGAGCGAGGGCATAACCCGCGCCGCGGAGCAGGCCCGCGAGGTCCTCCACACGAAGCCCGCACCGCCCGCCGACGGGGCTGCAGGCGCCGCCGGTCCGCCGTCCCCGGAGGACTCCGCCTGA
- a CDS encoding DUF4097 family beta strand repeat-containing protein → MQKFATTAPIAAVLDIPAGRIRLIAADRADTTVEVLPADASKGRDVKTAEQTTVAYADGVLRIEVPEAKNRMLGAAGSIEVTVQLPAGSRVEAKAAAAEFRGVGRLGDVAFEGAQATVKLDEAASARLTVQDGDIAVGRLGGPAEISTMKGGITIAEAVRGTVVLRTESGDVSVGAAAAAAASLDAGTSYGRIHNALKNTEGAADRLEIHATTSYGDITARSL, encoded by the coding sequence ATGCAGAAGTTCGCCACCACCGCCCCGATCGCCGCCGTCCTCGACATCCCCGCCGGCCGCATCCGCCTCATCGCCGCCGACCGCGCCGACACCACCGTCGAGGTCCTGCCCGCGGACGCCTCGAAGGGCCGCGACGTGAAGACGGCGGAGCAGACGACGGTCGCCTACGCCGACGGAGTCCTGCGCATCGAGGTCCCCGAGGCGAAGAACCGGATGCTCGGCGCCGCCGGATCCATCGAGGTCACCGTCCAGCTCCCGGCCGGCTCCCGCGTCGAGGCCAAGGCGGCCGCCGCCGAGTTCCGCGGCGTCGGACGGCTCGGCGACGTCGCCTTCGAGGGCGCGCAGGCCACCGTCAAGCTCGACGAGGCCGCGAGCGCCCGCCTCACCGTCCAGGACGGCGACATCGCCGTCGGCCGCCTGGGCGGCCCCGCGGAGATCAGCACCATGAAGGGCGGCATCACCATCGCCGAGGCCGTGCGCGGCACGGTCGTCCTGCGCACCGAGTCCGGCGACGTCTCGGTCGGCGCCGCCGCCGCGGCCGCCGCCTCCCTGGACGCGGGCACCTCCTACGGCCGGATCCACAACGCGCTGAAGAACACCGAAGGCGCCGCCGACCGGCTCGAGATCCACGCGACCACCTCGTACGGCGACATCACGGCCCGCAGCCTCTGA
- a CDS encoding DUF4267 domain-containing protein, with protein sequence MLTTIATVLAGLLGAALIFMGAMVFAKPQNAAGFGIPRTPVDDPAFRSWLHVKGAREIVCGIFMFVLMLTAPTSVLGWYVLTFAVMPVADAVIVLRSGGPKATAYGVHAATAAVMLVTAIGLLV encoded by the coding sequence ATGCTCACCACCATTGCCACTGTTCTCGCCGGCCTGCTCGGCGCGGCCCTCATCTTCATGGGCGCGATGGTCTTCGCGAAGCCGCAGAACGCCGCCGGCTTCGGCATTCCCCGCACACCGGTCGATGACCCCGCCTTCCGGTCCTGGCTGCACGTGAAGGGTGCGCGGGAGATCGTGTGCGGGATCTTCATGTTCGTACTGATGCTCACCGCGCCGACGTCGGTGCTGGGTTGGTACGTGCTGACGTTCGCGGTGATGCCGGTCGCGGACGCGGTGATCGTGCTGCGCAGCGGTGGGCCGAAGGCCACCGCCTACGGCGTCCACGCCGCGACGGCCGCGGTGATGCTGGTGACCGCCATCGGCCTCCTGGTCTGA
- a CDS encoding NADP-dependent oxidoreductase, translating into MHQMTSRRIVVRVPSGPRSIETVEVPVAEPGPEQIRVKIGAAAINPVDLGVAGGIFHRLGLVDQPDYTGLGWDFAGTVDAAGPGVELPVGTRVAGFLDGFDRDHGSHAEHLLVSAAQVAVVPDGLDLVEAGAVPLNATAAAQLVDLLGDAPAGARRLLVTGAAGAVGAHVAVLAQDRGWQVTGMARAADEPFVRGLGAGFATDLGQGWDAVADAGALQESALRAVRDGGRFVGVQPAARLPEERGITVEVLFARPDGALLARLLVRVAAGELPARVHSVAPLGEAADAYRAMAKGSVRGRIVLVP; encoded by the coding sequence ATGCATCAGATGACCTCTCGGCGGATCGTGGTCCGTGTGCCGTCCGGTCCCCGGTCGATCGAGACCGTCGAGGTCCCGGTGGCCGAGCCGGGGCCGGAGCAGATCCGGGTCAAGATCGGAGCCGCGGCGATCAACCCGGTCGACCTGGGGGTGGCCGGGGGCATCTTCCACCGGCTCGGATTGGTCGACCAGCCGGACTACACCGGTCTCGGCTGGGACTTCGCCGGCACCGTGGACGCCGCCGGGCCCGGTGTCGAGCTGCCGGTCGGCACCCGTGTCGCCGGGTTCCTCGACGGTTTCGACCGCGATCACGGATCCCATGCCGAGCACCTCCTGGTCTCCGCCGCGCAGGTCGCCGTCGTTCCGGACGGCCTGGACCTGGTCGAGGCCGGGGCGGTGCCGCTCAACGCCACCGCCGCGGCCCAGCTCGTCGACCTCCTCGGTGACGCGCCCGCCGGGGCCCGGCGCTTGCTGGTGACCGGCGCGGCGGGTGCGGTGGGCGCTCATGTCGCCGTACTCGCCCAGGACCGCGGCTGGCAGGTGACCGGGATGGCCCGAGCGGCCGACGAACCGTTCGTCCGGGGGCTCGGCGCCGGCTTCGCCACCGATCTCGGGCAGGGCTGGGATGCCGTTGCCGATGCCGGAGCCCTGCAGGAGTCCGCCCTGCGTGCGGTGCGCGACGGCGGCCGGTTCGTCGGCGTGCAGCCGGCCGCACGGCTTCCCGAGGAGCGCGGCATCACCGTCGAGGTCCTGTTCGCCCGTCCCGACGGTGCACTTCTCGCCCGGCTGCTCGTACGGGTGGCGGCGGGAGAACTGCCGGCTCGCGTCCACTCCGTCGCGCCGCTCGGCGAAGCGGCCGATGCCTACCGGGCGATGGCCAAGGGCAGCGTCCGCGGGCGGATCGTCCTCGTCCCGTGA